Proteins found in one uncultured Desulfuromonas sp. genomic segment:
- the lgt gene encoding prolipoprotein diacylglyceryl transferase, protein MMTYPDIDPVAIQIGPLAVRWYGLMYLAGFICAYAMICRLTRPHNRLRLSSDTVADLLFACVLGVVLGGRLGYVLFYNASFYLQHPTKILSLWEGGMSFHGGLLGVVVAALWFCRKRQLPVALVADILVISSCFGLFFGRLGNFINGELWGRVSSVPWAMVFPGAGPLARHPSQLYEAVLEGPILLLILLAVYRANKAPGTTFFAFVSGYAGFRFVVEFFRQPDAHLGAVFAGMSMGQLLSLPMMMIGVAGIVWLNTRRPCER, encoded by the coding sequence ATGATGACTTATCCTGATATCGATCCTGTTGCTATTCAGATCGGGCCATTGGCCGTGCGCTGGTATGGTCTGATGTATTTGGCTGGTTTTATCTGTGCTTATGCGATGATTTGCCGTTTGACAAGGCCGCATAATCGCCTGCGTCTGTCGTCAGATACGGTGGCAGATCTGCTGTTTGCCTGTGTTCTCGGTGTGGTTCTCGGCGGTCGCCTTGGCTACGTGTTATTTTACAACGCATCTTTTTACCTGCAGCACCCGACGAAGATCCTCTCGTTGTGGGAAGGGGGGATGAGTTTTCACGGCGGGTTGCTCGGGGTGGTCGTTGCGGCTTTGTGGTTTTGCCGCAAGCGTCAGCTTCCGGTGGCCTTGGTGGCCGATATTCTGGTGATCTCTTCCTGTTTCGGCTTATTCTTTGGCCGTCTGGGTAATTTTATTAATGGTGAACTGTGGGGCCGGGTCAGCTCTGTTCCCTGGGCCATGGTGTTTCCCGGGGCCGGTCCTCTGGCGCGTCATCCCAGTCAGCTTTATGAGGCCGTTCTTGAGGGCCCTATCTTGCTGCTGATTCTGCTGGCTGTTTACCGGGCGAACAAGGCGCCCGGAACGACGTTTTTTGCCTTTGTCAGCGGTTATGCCGGATTTCGTTTTGTGGTGGAGTTTTTTCGCCAACCGGATGCCCACCTTGGTGCCGTGTTTGCTGGAATGAGTATGGGACAATTGCTGTCACTGCCGATGATGATGATCGGGGTGGCTGGGATTGTCTGGCTCAA